Proteins encoded within one genomic window of Ctenopharyngodon idella isolate HZGC_01 chromosome 6, HZGC01, whole genome shotgun sequence:
- the znf644b gene encoding zinc finger protein 644 isoform X1 → MAAVKESTEEDKEVESSSDTQELTSTSSPNNNNNSLDPPEPLPLDSHQNPLNGVQPNPFVCGSVPAAPSTNDSLPSGALVNGAASHCTSEESCVHNKDMSPLPGTDTSPEVLPPPSELQSDTRQKAEGCALKVQPARASSESNNSDGEAPLDVLVGEGLDNRPISRLLARKGIKAGCLWDFDSELSESSSDDCDGLTWGLQEKFMRILLKSSVAGDGVRTKVEIDGAPPANQRRRMRKNRAMERADTGGQVYDGFDYASQNSLSAEESDFESSINKEHAFRKEPESLKAYAGLRLEKFCDKSAAMKELISSEKEERCDEGGSDVETNTYMGEKSARLKTETKTGEEPSFFPCSKCNDNFKEKRHLHRHMMYHLDRNKKVRQEHVPRPFICRECGRSFRDLTSLQKHIIIHQVRRERLMEEIKGFSKIDVEGRRACLQCPQCVFGTKCPKTFVHHGKTNEKEKLSYSCEECDHMTTTAMEAHECTAHHNTCGKTGNSFVCQSCTFTSTNRYSFRKHVELIHGQPYYESYEAQPHRSMDDHIKALFDQPKTKDSSLLMPKIQSTEKRSVRDRGELPFRPNGSADLNVRSKETQKACDGFSSSLIKWSPGSPANKLSPFSLRSDKPSKLSPLPTEKIDVTTGLPYVEEDNQEYESAVSEKRTKYLSSFDVHLTTKTEIVSKAACLNPGTESRPKDPSTGSTLALQPLRHKMPSKRKMSIPYRNTHANIPHVRLPKCEPESPQWDPSTPQEGDDNEGAQDFSDCTKDQFYSNTPSDYFIPLNNNILDYSNLTNPDNSRVDDSDDICTFIVKEECIESIISEDNPDQVVYQQNDPYAEYIVNPLSMVGRKCCPYCPAVFESGVGLSNHVRGHLHRVGLSYDARHVVSPEQVASQDRQPRIRRKIPSVNRRIRKDKPESKTEHTCPLCLGWFDTKTGLSNHVRGHLKRIGKPISGASKSPLCILTELLQDEEEYRNIMRVFGSRPHLSKPFVSQKFASSDGLFLTSSGIPMKIHHATGTPDQEQWTMIRSPQVDRERKRAYEVRSSTLEDLLGNTKVEQEVEDEDASTPLTISYTSGSIPRSPSVKLDPTWSQEKFAVNKKICIHCNTTFHSGVSLSNHLRAYARRKKIALVEGTTYDCKQKRPRSRPGPKRKAFSSSHAASEVIYRMTCRFCDLIFQGPQSIQEDWIKHLQRHLMHTSIPGVGAGMVEVSALCKELCSPSPPERLLLDTHPPLSLPEGVS, encoded by the exons ATGGCAGCAGTAAAAGAGAGCACAGAGGAAGACAAAGAGGTAGAATCTTCCTCTGACACTCAAGAGTTGACAAGCACATCTTCtcccaacaacaacaataacagctTGGATCCACCAGAGCCCCTGCCCTTGGACAGTCACCAAAACCCTTTAAATGGAGTCCAGCCGAACCCATTTGTCTGTGGTAGCGTCCCTGCTGCCCCCAGCACAAACGACTCATTGCCTTCAGGAGCACTTGTTAATGGAGCTGCTTCACACTGTACCTCAGAGGAGTCCTGCGTCCACAACAAAGACATGTCCCCTCTGCCCGGGACAGACACTAGCCCTGAGGTGTTACCGCCTCCCAGTGAGCTTCAATCAGACACCCGGCAGAAAGCAGAAGGGTGCGCCCTAAAAGTGCAGCCCGCACGGGCCTCATCTGAATCAAACAACAGTGACGGTGAGGCCCCCCTAGATGTGCTGGTGGGGGAAGGCTTGGATAACAGGCCAATCAGCCGACTGTTGGCTAGAAAGGGAATCAAAGCAGGGTGCTTATGGGACTTTGATTCTGAGTTGTCAGAGAGTTCTTCTGATGACTGTGATGGTCTAACTTGGGGCCTGCAGGAGAAGTTCATGCGGATACTGCTGAAAAGCAGTGTAGCAGGTGATGGGGTAAGAACAAAGGTGGAGATTGATGGAGCTCCACCTGCCAACCAAAGACGGAGGATGCGTAAAAATCGTGCCATGGAGAGGGCTGACACTGGAGGACAGGTTTATGATGGCTTTGATTACGCATCCCAGAATTCCCTGTCTGCCGAAGAATCCGATTTTGAGTCGTCCATTAACAAAGAACATGCCTTCAGGAAAGAGCCGGAAAGTTTGAAAGCATATGCCGGCTTGCGCCTGGAGAAATTCTGCGACAAGTCAGCTGCCATGAAGGAGCTAATTTCAAGCGAGAAGGAAGAGAGATGTGATGAAGGCGGCAGCGACGTAGAAACAAACACCTACATGGGTGAAAAATCGGCACGgttaaagacagagacaaaaACAGGCGAAGAGCCGTCCTTCTTCCCATGTTCAAAGTGCAATGATAATTTCAAGGAGAAGAGGCATTTGCATAGGCATATGATGTATCATTTAGATAGGAATAAAAAGGTGAGACAAGAACACGTTCCCCGACCCTTTATATGTAGAGAGTGTGGGCGTTCATTCCGAGACCTAACCTCTCTGCAAAAGCACATTATAATCCACCAGGTGCGGAGGGAGAGGCTGATGGAGGAGATTAAAGGTTTCAGTAAGATAGATGTCGAGGGAAGAAGAGCTTGCCTTCAGTGTCCCCAGTGTGTCTTTGGAACGAAATGCCCCAAAACTTTCGTCCATCATGGCAAAACTAATGAGAAGGAGAAGTTGTCTTATAGCTGTGAGGAATGTGATCACATGACTACGACTGCAATGGAGGCACATGAGTGTACAGCTCACCACAACACATGTGGCAAGACTGGCAACTCTTTTGTATGTCAAAGTTGCACATTTACAAGTACGAATAGATATAGCTTCAGAAAGCATGTGGAGCTCATCCACGGGCAGCCGTATTATGAGAGTTATGAAGCTCAACCACACCGCAGTATGGATGATCACATAAAAGCTTTGTTTGACCAACCTAAAACCAAGGACTCATCTTTACTGATGCCAAAGATTCAAAGCACAGAGAAGCGGTCTGTTAGGGACAGAGGTGAGCTGCCCTTTAGGCCCAATGGCTCAGCTGACCTTAATGTGAGAAgcaaagaaacacaaaaagCCTGTGACGGTTTCAGCTCCTCGCTGATCAAATGGAGCCCTGGCAGCCCAGCAAACAAGCTGTCACCATTCTCACTGAGAAGTGACAAGCCAAGCAAATTATCCCCTCTGCCTACAGAGAAAATAGACGTGACAACAGGTCTCCCGTATGTCGAAGAAGACAATCAAGAATATGAAAGCGCTGTCTCAGAAAAGAGGACAAAATATCTTTCCAGCTTTGACGTACATCTTACAACGAAAACAGAGATCGTGAGTAAAGCAGCCTGTCTGAACCCTGGCACTGAGAGCCGTCCCAAAGATCCTTCAACTGGCAGTACTTTAGCGCTGCAACCGCTGAGGCACAAAATGCCGTCGAAAAGAAAAATGTCTATCCCATATCGCAACACCCATGCCAATATTCCTCATGTGCGTCTTCCAAAATGTGAGCCTGAGTCTCCACAATGGGACCCTAGTACACCACAAGAGGGAGATGACAATGAAGGTGCTCAGGATTTCAGCGACTGCACCAAAGATCAGTTTTATAGCAATACCCCCAGTGATTATTTCATCCCACTCAACAACAACATTCTGGACTATTCCAATCTTACTAATCCAGACAATAGCAGAGTGGACGACAGTGATGATATTTGTACATTTATAGTGAAGGAGGAGTGTATTGAGAGTATAATAAGTGAGGATAACCCTGATCAGGTTGTTTATCAGCAAAACGATCCTTATGCAGAGTATATTGTCAACCCTTTGTCTATGGTGGGCAGGAAGTGCTGTCCCTACTGCCCCGCAGTGTTTGAGTCTGGGGTGGGCTTGTCTAACCATGTGAGAGGACACTTACATAGGGTTGGGCTGAGTTATGATGCTCGTCACGTGGTGTCACCTGAGCAAGTGGCATCTCAGGACCGCCAGCCTCGCATACGCAGAAAAATTCCCTCAGTGAATCGCAGAATCAGAAAAG ATAAGCCAGAGTCTAAAACCGAGCACACCTGTCCGCTGTGCCTGGGCTGGTTTGACACTAAGACCGGCCTCTCCAATCATGTGCGGGGTCACCTGAAGCGGATTGGCAAGCCTATTTCGGGCGCTAGCAAGTCACCTCTCTGCATTCTGACAGAACTTCTTCAGGATGAGGAGGAGTACAGGAACATTATGAGGGTGTTTGGTTCCAGACCACACTTATCAAAACCTTTTGTCTCTCAAAAGTTTGCCAGCAGCGATGGACTGTTTCTTACATCCTCTGGCATTCCCATGAAGATCCATCATGCCACTGGCACACCAGACCAAGAGCAATGGACTATGATCAGGTCCCCCCAGGTCGACAGGGAGAGGAAGAGGGCCTATGAGGTCCGATCTAGCACTTTAGAGGATCTTCTGGGAAATACGAAAGTGGAGCAGGAAGTGGAGGATGAGGATGCCAGTACTCCTTTGACCATCTCCTACACTAGTGGCAGTATACCCAGATCGCCATCTGTGAAGCTGGATCCTACCTGGAGCCAAG AGAAGTTTGCAGTGAATAAGAAGATCTGCATCCACTGCAACACGACGTTCCACAGCGGCGTAAGCCTGTCCAATCATCTTCGAGCGTATGCGCGACGGAAGAAAATTGCCTTAGTAGAAGGAACAA CATATGATTGTAAACAGAAGAGGCCGAGATCAAGGCCTGGGCCAAAAAGGAAGGCGTTTTCATCTTCACACGCCGCCTCTGAAGTGATCTACAGAATGACCTGCAG GTTCTGTGATCTGATCTTCCAGGGTCCTCAGTCTATTCAGGAAGACTGGATCAAGCACTTGCAGAGGCATCTTATGCACACAAGTATCCCCGGCGTGGGTGCAGGTATGGTGGAGGTTTCAGCGCTGTGTAAAGAGCTGTGTTCCCCATCTCCCCCCGAGCGCCTGCTCCTGGATACACACCCTCCTCTCAGTCTGCCTGAGGGGGTCTCCTAA
- the znf644b gene encoding zinc finger protein 644 isoform X2: protein MADKPESKTEHTCPLCLGWFDTKTGLSNHVRGHLKRIGKPISGASKSPLCILTELLQDEEEYRNIMRVFGSRPHLSKPFVSQKFASSDGLFLTSSGIPMKIHHATGTPDQEQWTMIRSPQVDRERKRAYEVRSSTLEDLLGNTKVEQEVEDEDASTPLTISYTSGSIPRSPSVKLDPTWSQEKFAVNKKICIHCNTTFHSGVSLSNHLRAYARRKKIALVEGTTYDCKQKRPRSRPGPKRKAFSSSHAASEVIYRMTCRFCDLIFQGPQSIQEDWIKHLQRHLMHTSIPGVGAGMVEVSALCKELCSPSPPERLLLDTHPPLSLPEGVS from the exons ATGGCAGATAAGCCAGAGTCTAAAACCGAGCACACCTGTCCGCTGTGCCTGGGCTGGTTTGACACTAAGACCGGCCTCTCCAATCATGTGCGGGGTCACCTGAAGCGGATTGGCAAGCCTATTTCGGGCGCTAGCAAGTCACCTCTCTGCATTCTGACAGAACTTCTTCAGGATGAGGAGGAGTACAGGAACATTATGAGGGTGTTTGGTTCCAGACCACACTTATCAAAACCTTTTGTCTCTCAAAAGTTTGCCAGCAGCGATGGACTGTTTCTTACATCCTCTGGCATTCCCATGAAGATCCATCATGCCACTGGCACACCAGACCAAGAGCAATGGACTATGATCAGGTCCCCCCAGGTCGACAGGGAGAGGAAGAGGGCCTATGAGGTCCGATCTAGCACTTTAGAGGATCTTCTGGGAAATACGAAAGTGGAGCAGGAAGTGGAGGATGAGGATGCCAGTACTCCTTTGACCATCTCCTACACTAGTGGCAGTATACCCAGATCGCCATCTGTGAAGCTGGATCCTACCTGGAGCCAAG AGAAGTTTGCAGTGAATAAGAAGATCTGCATCCACTGCAACACGACGTTCCACAGCGGCGTAAGCCTGTCCAATCATCTTCGAGCGTATGCGCGACGGAAGAAAATTGCCTTAGTAGAAGGAACAA CATATGATTGTAAACAGAAGAGGCCGAGATCAAGGCCTGGGCCAAAAAGGAAGGCGTTTTCATCTTCACACGCCGCCTCTGAAGTGATCTACAGAATGACCTGCAG GTTCTGTGATCTGATCTTCCAGGGTCCTCAGTCTATTCAGGAAGACTGGATCAAGCACTTGCAGAGGCATCTTATGCACACAAGTATCCCCGGCGTGGGTGCAGGTATGGTGGAGGTTTCAGCGCTGTGTAAAGAGCTGTGTTCCCCATCTCCCCCCGAGCGCCTGCTCCTGGATACACACCCTCCTCTCAGTCTGCCTGAGGGGGTCTCCTAA